GTGGCGCGTGTAAACATGCATCAAGCTTGTTTGGACATGCAGTCTCATGTCTCATctgaagaagaagcttcactgTCGTCTGCAGCTGTGACTTTCATGTCTGTTCATTATTCTTTCTGCAGCTGtaacaaatgtcacatttccGTGGATCCGACTCGTGATAAACCAGCGAGTGCTGATCAGATCCAGGCCGCTGTGATCAGCAGATCCTCGGGCTGTAGCAGAGCACAGTTTGTGGATTGTCATGTTGACATCATTTCACTTgtgttgtctctgttgtgtgtgtgtgtgtgagacatgtgACGTGagttttttagattttcttgGCGATAGACAGTAAAACTTGGTGGGTAAGAGTGATGTGAATGAAAGATTTTAGTGGCTCACTAACTCCTGTGCACCACGgtgtaaaaatgattattaatataattgtaaattattatttcaatggactttggtttggaagagtgagcggtttacaaacttccatTTAGAGTAACAGCAAAATAATGAGGTGTCCATATCTCAGGCTGgttggtgcacacacacagagggagaataTGCTATTGAAGTAATATTGTTGTAAAAACACAGCCAGCAGGTTTTCATTCATACAAACATGCGTTGACATGCGTTGACATGCTCCTGCTCCAGCCGGTCTAACCTGTGTAGTAAGCCAGTCGTCTGTGCTCCGTGTCAAACAAAAACCAGCGCTTCTTCCAGGTCTTGACCCTTCCCCCTCGTTTGGTCAGGAAGCCAGCACAGCGGCGAGACGTCAGCCGCAGGTCTGAGCAGCCAGTCACGCcatgacccaaagactccacgTGGACCCGGAGGTCAAAGTTTGGAGAGAGATAAAGGGCCTGGCTgcacagctgcagagagagagagagagagagagactccatGTTACATTAGTGACCCTCAGGGGCCTTTGATCATGGACACTTGTTTCAGACAAAGCCTGCAGTAATGAGATGACACTGGACACTGGtattaaaatgttacaaaagtAGAtgttgcataatatgtcccctttaacattTACCAAACACAACCTTATCAGTCACAGctttaaaaatctgttttgagGGCACTGAGGCACTTTTTATGGTTTTATCATCAATACTTACCTCTTGGGCCTTTAGAGGAGAACTGTCCTGGACctttggttctggttctgctCTTTGTGGGGTTTCTGCTATGGAAGAGATTGGCTCtttctgcctcctctcctccagcaaCAGCCACTGCTCTTCCTGGGTGTGCACATTAACCAAAGAACTGTATGACTTCTCTTTTAAATGCTATAACTAACTGTTGTGTCTCaggttcatgttcatgttcatgttataACAGCCTTTATGGACTATTGCAGTCTGGACTGGACTGTTGCctttcacacactctctcacagcATCCTTCAGTCTCAGTTCACCCAACTCAAATGTCTCACTCTCATTTCCAGTCGCCTCCAGTGTTTTTTACCCCAGGGTTTTATCTACCACTGTTATGCCAATGACACCCAGCTCCACCCCCCACCAACTGCCCTCTGATTGCCTCCATGAAATCAAATGCTGGTTGTATCATCCTCTCCAGTATGAACATCAGGTGACTCACCCTCTCTCTgagcagcctctctctctctgccttagCCTCTCTCAGTTTCTTCTCCATCTCCACAAGCTCCAGCAGacatggactgtgggaggaagagtcatcatcatcacgctGTAGATCACACTTTAACATTAACTTATACCAACAAACTATCAGTGTTATATACCATGTTAAAAAAGCCCAGACTCTCCAGACtgagcagagactgttgataaaTGACAACTACAAGGAATTTTATTTTAGCTGTATCCTCAATGTGTTCATGGCACTGATTCTGCTTTCTAAACAGCTCCCAGTCTGCAGCTGGAGCTTCATCAAAGATGTGATTCAGGAGGATTCACGATCACTTCACCTTTGTTGTCTGAAACAATCAGGAGGTGAATTACGATCGTATAACATGATGCTACTGATGGGGCCAGCTGCTGCCGAGCACTGGCTGTATGTTATTTATCTAATTGACCGGTTTTGACCGCATTGACCAATGCTAACTTAAATGATCTGCTGTTAATGTCTTTGAGTCACTAACTCGGTGAACAGAGCCGATGACTGTTTTAGCAGCTGGCTCagacctaatcctaatcctaacccagTAGGGCTGCAAAAAATCCTAATCAggattatttcaaatgtttctcCTCAGCAAGGAAAAGTAGTACTTCTCATCCTGGTTTGACATTCATGCAAAGGACTAAGTCAGGATAAAATAATCCTGCACGTCCTTAAGAGAGTTTAGGGCGGAAACTAACAATGACGTTCATCAATGAATCCTTTGCTCTACCAGCTGACGTGGGGTCAGActattacacacaaacaaccatttacctTCACAttcggtcaatttagagtgaacaattaacctctgcatgtttttggactgtgggaggaaactagaaaacacacacatccaaactCCAGGAACAAACCCAGGTCTTAATGCTGCACaccatcatttgtttttatgaaaatgaCCCCAAACACAGCGAGTGCTGctgcgtcacatgaccacagagTTAAGTCAAAGCAGTCAACAAGTGCTCGGAACCTCTGGGAACCTCTGGGAACCTCTGGGAACCTCTGGGAACCTCTGGGAACCTCTGGGAACCTCTGGGAACCTCTGGGAACTCCTTCAAGACTGTTGGGAAACCATTCCATGTGACTACCTCATGAAAGTGACGAGAGACACAAAGCTGTCATCAAAGCAAAAGATAAAAGAATTCTGATTGAACTTAATCTACATactctatgtatatatatatatatatatatatatatatatatatatatagatatatatatatataaatgattaaTCTAAACTTAATCCTTGAGTTACTGACCTGGCAGCACGAGGGTTTGTTGCACTGTTGGACGGACTGAGGACAGACCCAGGTCTTTGTCCACCACTGTATCCATTGCTGAGTCTTTGGGAGGAAATGGGGGACGCAAGGGCCACGGGCCTCTGACTGTCTGAAGGTGGTCTCACCAAACCTGAGAGACACCAAAGCATCAAAGGCATTCAGGCAAAACTGAGGTACTGACGCAGACACTGGGACACGGGGACGCAGACACAGTTGTCAGAGTGGGGACACAGACACGGGGGCACAGACACTGGGACGCAGACAAAGTTGTCAGAGAGGGGACACAGACACGGGGACACAGACACGGGGACGCAGACACAGTTGTCAGAGTGGGGACACAGACACGGGGACGCAGACACAGTTGTCAGAGTGGGGACGCAGACACGGGGACGCAGACACAGTTGTCAGAGTGGGGACGCAGACACAGTTGTCAGAGTGGGGACACAGACACggggacacagacacagttgtCAGAGTGGGGACACAGACACGGGACGCGGACACAGTTGTCAGAGTggggacacagacacagttgtCAGAGTggggacacagacacagggacgCAGACACAGTTGTCAGAGTGGGGACACAGACACTGGGACACAGACTGACAggatttcagccacttaacaaaaagactctaaaaaagaaatcaaatgtCAAGCTGCTTCATattataattagattttttaaatagaaacaaagGTCCATTCACTCCATCTATGATGTCACTACATTCAAATGACTGAAGTGTttcaaatcctttgttcaggTTCAATAACATAAACTTCCTGTGACAGTAAGTCACAGGAAGTGTCACTTATTCATTGATTCACTTATTCATGTATAGTTGTCTCATGCTGAGCAGATTTCAGCCTTAAGTACACCTTAAGTACACTTAAGGTGTACTTAAGGTGCTTCTCTGGCTCATCCAGTCTGTCCAGGTAAACACTCTCCTGACACACCTTTCATTGGACTGAAGGAGGGAACTGAGCACACAGTTGGACAATGAGGACACAGTTGGACAATGAGGACACAGTTGGACAATGAGGACACAGTTGGACAATGAGGACACAGTTGGACAATGAGCACACAGTTGGACAACGAGCATGAGCACACAGTTGGACAATGAGGACACAGTTGGACAATGAGGACACAGTTGGACAATGAGGACACAGTTGGACAACGAGGACACAgatgtaaagagagagagagagcgtttcTTAGTACTGACTCACCCTGCGCTGAGACGGGCCTGTCGCTGTGTCTGTTGCTGCGATGTGAACTCCGTCGTCTCGGCAGACTGGTAGATTCTTTGCATGGCTCCTACAAAATAAGAGTATTCATGATATAACAAATCACACTGAAAAGATCAACTTTCTTGTCTTGTAAATGATTAAAAGATCAACGTTTCGTATGAAAATCAATCTGCAATCGTTCCGATGTTTAAATGATCACGTGAAGTTTTTTAAGAACAAACAAATATCACTTTATATTAAATCTTCAATGTTGAAATCATTGTGTTTGATATAAAAAGTGTATTCATGTTACCAGGCTGCATACCTGAGGGGGCGTGTGAACGGAAAGAGGGGAGAGTGACATCATGCAGGGGGCGGAGCTGGTGATGTTCGACCAATCGGTGAACggcttcttttctttgtgaaccTGTTCAAGCACATTCATTTCCATATgaaacacagtgacactgagAGCGTCTGTAAAACATGGTGACAGAATGAAAACGGGTGAGAAGAAGTTCAAAACcatgtctccctctcttccctccccCCTCAGCTTgactcacaaacacatgagTGTTTCACCCTCATCCGTCTCTCTCACCACTCAGACACGAGTGAACCGCTTTCTCTGAGCTCTCAAACACTTTGAGTCAATTCTGTGTGAAGGTCATAAACATTGTCAGTCGTGCTTGAGTGAAGTTTCAAGATATGagatatgaataataataataataataataataataataaggagcTTCTGCCGTTAGCAGAACACTTTAGCACACATGTCACAAGTAAAGCACATGCTACTGTCTGCTCCTCTGTACTGCCACGCCCTTCACTCCTCCCCGACCTCAATCCTAGATTGTCTTCTTCGGTTTATCAGATGAAACAAATGTTCAAAGTGAAAACTCATCAGCTGTAAAAATCCATTCAAGTCCATTATCTTACCACTGCTGCGAGGAGCTGgccttctctctcactcacacacacacacacactctcacatgttcacacactcacaaatgcaACTTACTCCCTCCTATTATttactcctccctctctccctctcctccctccctccctccaggATTAGTGAAGCTCACTCTCtcagagtcacagcagcagggtttgtgatgccaccTGCTGGTCGTGATCAGCAGTGCGTCACTAAAgaaaccagactcctgttaCTTTCCCTGTgctggagatgaacccacgattgtccagtctttttaactgaagtacagttcgacattgttgggcttgatttctgtgtcggcACTGTGAGCAGTCAGTGAGCAGTCAGTGGTCAGTCAGTGGTCAGTCAGTGAGCAGTCAGTGGTCAGTCAGTGGTCAGTCAGTGGTCAGTCAGTGAGCAGTCAGTGGTCAGTCAGTGGTCAGTCAGTGGTCAGTCAGTGAGCAGTCAGTGAGCAGTCAGTGGTCAGTCAGTGGTCAGTCGGTGAGCAGTCAGTGGTCAGTCAGTGAGCAGTCAGTGGTCAGTCAGTGGTCAGTCAGTGGTCAGTCAGTGAGCAGTCAGTGGTCAGTCAGTGGTCAGTCAGTGGTCAGTCGGTGAGCAGTCAGTGGTCAGTCAGTGGTCAGTCGGTGAGCAGTCAGTGGTCAGTCAGTGGTCAGTCAGTGGTCAGTCAGTGGTCAGTCAGTGGTCGGCcgtctgaccaatcatcacaCACTTACATTTTACTataaaaatagtcaaataaTATGCCACTGGAAACGCAGCTTAAGCGTTGAACCATTTAGCCACTTGAAGGCAGGACAACTAGCAACAGTTGGCGTCTCACACTTCCTGAGCAACACTGATTTGAAGCTTGGTTTTCCAGTCACCAGTCAAAGGTCTAAAGTGACTGAGTGTGGATGTTAAATACTCAACTATGTTCATAAGCTGGTTGTTCAGTGTGAAATAATGTGTTTCAACAGCTGAGGTGAGAGAAACTGTAAAGGACTTTTTCCCTCTTACTGTTTGGGTTTTGTGGAGGagttctctcttctctctcctcaaGGCATTCAgctccctctcattctctctctgcaCCTCCTTCAGCTGTCGCTCCAGCTGCTGAACTCGCTCCTGGAAAGACACAACATCGTTTACATCAGTGTGGACATCACGTGCTTTTTCCTCctcactgtaaatgttttcttaaaatgGTCCAAAAGCTTTAATGAACATTCACACGTCAGTTAATAAGAAGCAGGGCGGAGTCTAATGGCTTCCTGTTAGAGTTTCTCCCTTAGCTTCTTTCTACTGAAAGAATGCCCACAAGGCAGCGGGGGGGGGTGCTATTTAACCCACAGCTGGGGCACATCCATTTACCTCTGGGGCCCACTGCTGCTCAGAGATCCCATATAATATAAACTATTtcaaacagaagaaaagaaaatagtaaATGTTAACGATAAATAACTTgcatcatttatatttttaaatatgctCAAAGAGAAAGCATCAATAGCCAAACCAAAATAGAAAACTAGAAACTAGAAATGTAAGACAAGATAAAAAGGGGACATAAGCTAAAAGGTGGGTGCTGAGCCTGCAGTCCTCAGGTTCTCCAGCAGGCTGTGCCAGAGAGCTCAATCTAAAAGGATCGGGTGGTCTACTGTGTCCAAGGCTGAAGACACTGAAGGCTGTGCAGCAGCGTGTGAACGCGTGTGAACGTGTGAGGGAATGAGTGTGAacgcgtgtgaatgggtgaaaggcAAAAACTGTAACATTTAGTTTATTATTCCATTATGATACAGAATCATCATGAAACATTGATCTCTGTCAGTCAGggtgacaaacactgacatggtAGTTTTAGTTTACCTGTGTTGTGGTGACCACATGTTGTTGACAAAGGATTTCCTTTTCTAATTCCCCCTCATGTTCTCCCTGCTCTGCATTGTCCACAGTgctctcatcctcctcatcaatGCAGCTCTCTTGCTCCAGGAAGTGAAACTCCCAGTCCTCAAAAGCCCGAACAGCCAAGTCCATCGCCTCTTTCTCCTGAATCAAACAGAACAACTGTTGCATCTAATCTGTCATTTAAAAGCTGTTGGTTTgcatttcaaaatgtctttcctTCCATCCGTCTTCTATCACCTTATCCtcagccaatctcagctgacatagaaaAGAGAGGCGGGGttcaaaatgtctttaatgCTCAGAACGGCTAACGTTGTGTTCTGAGTGGACGGCGAGCGCTGTGCGTCTGGATCATTCCACATCCATGATGTCTGCAGGGTTACcgaccaagctggcagaccacCGTTAGCTCGTTACtctctttattcacacactgccgcTCTTATTACTGTgcagctctcacaataagaggaataagtccaaatatgcaggtgacagagacttttctatgttgataagagcattaaagtGAGAAAAAACAATGGtcaatggtttgtatttataaagcccACTCGAAGCTGCTGTACACTACaggtttgccattcacccattcattcatctttcatATCCATCCAGTACATGCAGCTGTATGTTTGACTGGACTTCATGACAGCGTTGGTCGGTGGacgtcactcactcacctgctgcagctgcaggatcAGCTGTTCTCTGCAGCTCTCTGACTGACTGGGGATcagcttctccttctcctcacagCTCCGCCTGAGCTCCTGCACCCTGCGACTCTCCCTCTCCAGACTCTCCAGCTCCTGCAGGGGTGAGAACAGGTGAGTGCAGTCATCAAACATTCATGTGGAATCACTTAAAGCAGAGTCTTAATATGTGGGAGTTTAACATGAGTGACAGAATGATCAAGTGACTGAGGGACATttcattaataataacaataataacaataataacagtaataataacaattgtgAAGGTGCCAATAAAATGAACTGATTAttgaattatatataatattgattATTGAAAAGCCTCAGAACAGCTAAACATGATGCAAAATGCAATAGAACCCAATAttattcaaatgtaataaaGACTTTTCATCTAAATCAACAGAGGCaggttttcacatttttacaaccAAAAAAATTCAACCAAACTAACACATGCTCCACCTCTCTGATATCCCCGTAGTGAGCATGATATGatacatatcatatcatatcatatatatatatatatatatataaagagagagagagagagagattgtcaCGATGCGTTGGAAGATAGCTGGACTGGACGAACACGGAACACTAGGTGGATGTACTTGAATAGCTCTTTGTCACGTACTGTTTAGACTCTTCATCCAgcagcagctacacacacacacacacacacacacacatatatatatatatatatactgtatatactgtatataataggAGTGAGTTACATGTTACCTTTTGTCTGCTGGTatgtctttgcttttctttccgTCTAAGCTCCTGCTGTAGAGCCTGCAGCTTCTGTATGTGTCTGTcgagctgctgcttctctgtctgCAGCTCGCCCTGCAGCAAAGCATTCTCCAGCTGCAGCTAGACGgcaaaaaacacaactaaagcTGAATCACACTGGCCAGAGCTTGAGCACGTCAGAGATATGCATTCCTTTATCATGACTGTGGTGGTGTTGGGACGTGGCATGGAGATTCAAAACTGCAAGTTGCAGACACAACTGGACTCATTTCAGTGTTTTGCAtcaatgttaaagaaaaaaagagacatttttctgacattaaGTCAGAAATATTCAATTATATCATAACTTGcatgatgcaaaaaaaacaggtaCATTTATCCATTTAATCCATTCATGTAGAGTACTAACTTTTTCATCCATTGACTTGATTAATTAATGAACTATTTGACCTCTAGCTTATTATCATGCCATTTCACATGAATGTTGTTGTGTTCATTTCATCCTGTTGATTATGTTCACCTCGATCTGAAGTTCCTCCTTCTGTTGATCGATCTCTGTAAACCGCTGTTGGAGCATTGAGGTCAAAGTCTGGACCCTCACTGAGACCACGTCCAGCTTTCTACTGgaagactgaaaaaaacaacaacaatggagtCAGAAGAACGTCACAGCACACCCAACATCTCATTCTAGATATCAAATCATAATGATgatgagaataataataataataatgttaataataataataataaaaacaataataataataataataataataacaataataataataatacataattataattaaaggcaactttaaataaaggttacTCAAGGTCAACAAAGACAAGATGAAAATCAATGAAGAGCAAAACAGTCGAAACAGTAAAACATAATAATTCATTATGTTGTTGATCAGGACAGGTGTAATGTGACTGGAGGAGGCGGTTCTGGAAATCTGGACCTCAGTTTATTACTGTTAAGTTTGAGGACGTTATCTGGTGTGAATCACTGATTGAAATAAAAGAGATTGTTATATTTGTACAGAACTGTTCAAAAGTGTCAGGTCACCAGCAGcagattctgtgatcattggaatgATGACACTTATATTAGTAAACTGTCAATGAGTtgaactcatacaacatgtgtgtatataatataatatatatatataataaatggaACATAGTTCAGGTGTAAAAGTAAGTCGCACTAAACCTTAATAAAccttatttaaatgaatattatgCTACTTTAAACTTCATCCATGTTTCCCTGTAGTTTCTTCTTGTGTTTCAATGAGACAGAAATCATTATTCGTGGCCTGAGACCTTTGCTGAATTCATGTGGTGTGAAAGACGTCACCAGTTTCACCCACTtaccctctcactctctgtgctGCTACTCTCTGTATCCGACTCCACCCCCGAGTAGGCGGGGCTCCGATATCCTCCCTCTCTGGAAATCCATGGTGGTTGTAGCCCCTGTGACCAAGGGCTGCAGGAGTTCTCCGTGTTATTCCAGGGCATGTTCAGGCTGTTAATGACAGGCATGAGAGGGAGGGTGTGGCTCACTTTAGTGAATAATATGTGTAATCTAATCTGCTGCACGGTCTAAGGCATAACAGTGATCAGGTGACACTGCAGCGAGGGGATTACGGTGTGAGGTTCTGACCTTCGGGTCATTTTCTCACCTAACCTGGGTTCAGTTGGAGGTTCAACATTCAGCCGCTttcacactttagtgaaacaaaccaaaccttttgaataacgtgttcctctcctcgcctgaggcggcgctgcatcaacaATGACTGAAGGAGACgacgagacaaacaatgaagaGGAAAAGTGTCTCATCTGTTGGTGAATGTTTCCTCCATCAGAtgcatcatcataataataataataataataataataataatggatttTAAATCTCAAAGTGCATCAGATCGTCtggttttatgtgaacatacgacacagatacgctgcaacaatggaCTCACACATTTCTACACACGCGTacgttttggttgtgtttacccacaatgccctgcttTGCAGTCCACGTCCTGcgtttggttcacttgaagtgaACTATGAGTTTTGGTCTTTGGTTCATTCACACCTCCCTGAACCAACCAGACGTTCTGAGCAACTTTCACTCTGTGTCAGCGGCTCCAGCGGCCGTGTGACGCTCATGTgcaggatgaagtggtagacaatgaatgaatgaatgaatgaatgaatgactgacaTGTTCACATTACTGTGTAGAAATGATCAACTGTAATATATGAAACTGCAGAATCTCAGAAGAGCATACGACGAGTCGGACATGGGTCTGAGAGAGCATCACAGTGATCATCCACACACTCTTCTCGGGCTGAAGTCAGTCCTCGAATAACCGACAGAGTGGCAGTGATGACGcaacacacagaagaagaagaagaagaagaagaagaagaagaagaagaagaagaagaagaagaagaagaagaagaagaagatgaagaagacgaAACACACGACGAGTTAACGCAGACATAGTGgacataaaacaaacagcaatgaaggaagaggagaagaggagaagagaaggagaagaggagaataTTATTTCACCTCCAGCTAAAGTCTGCTCAGATACCTTTATCTTGATAAGTGGAGCCACACTTTCATCAGGTCAACCTTTTGTTACGTAGTTGTTTTTCCTGGTTTTCTTTGTTCTCAGTGACAGCGAGCGTCCATGTGTCAGACTGGTTTCCAGCACTGGAGGCAACGGCCACGTCAGTGCTGACTAAAGTGTGCTACaaaccaccaccaacaccaacaccaacaccatgGAACAGGAGAGGGGAACCAGCAGTCAAAGTGAAAACAGTGACATAGGAGATGATACTGGATACTTTCACTTGATGTGGACACAAGGATGAGTTAACAGACAGAGAGGGCTAAATGAAAGACACTAAGACAAACTGTGAACTCGGTCTCTGAAGGTTCTCATTCCTCCAGGTCATTGTATCTTCAGGAATTGGTTATATAACCTTCCTaagtgtaataaaacaaaaggtttgGCTAAATGACCTTCATGCTACGACCAAGAGCAGCTGAGGCCTGAGGTATGATGGGATGCAGAGCTTTCACACTGAAAGGTGTATTATAAAATAGACAAGTGCACCTATGCAAATGAATATAAAGCCTCTCTGAAGCCTGACTCCTGAAGAACAACGACAAAGAGAGTAAAGGGAAGAAAGGATTTCAccacaaatgcaaacaaagcaTGAACCTGTGATGTGGACGCCAGATTTTATTCTGATATATAATAAAGGAAGTGATTGTCAGAGTTACAGCGACTGACGTTTAAAGAAACTGTCTGTGCACACACTGCACTACTTCTCAGTGTCTACCGTAAAGCACAGAGCAAATGCACAGCCACATTTGTATGCTACAGTAAAGACAGCTGTAATTATGAACTATCAGAGTgattttgcttttcttttgttcttgtcATGGATCATCAACTCTTTCCTGGACAATTCCTAATATTCCACTTCATGAAGTCAttggtttttcttttaaagaccTCTCGTGGTAGAAATGACAGATGATTTCGATTGTCTTCAGCATTTATGTCTCAAGCTGGTTCGGGTGGTGTACACAGCCAAGTCAGCTCCTTAAAAACAACTGAACCCTCACACAGATCAAAACGTCAGCTCCAAAGGAAAACTGCTGAAAAGCTACACAGTGATCATCCAACCAATCATCAGTGT
The sequence above is a segment of the Solea solea chromosome 13, fSolSol10.1, whole genome shotgun sequence genome. Coding sequences within it:
- the LOC131471577 gene encoding pleckstrin homology-like domain family B member 3 isoform X2, coding for MPWNNTENSCSPWSQGLQPPWISREGGYRSPAYSGVESDTESSSTESERSSSRKLDVVSVRVQTLTSMLQQRFTEIDQQKEELQIELQLENALLQGELQTEKQQLDRHIQKLQALQQELRRKEKQRHTSRQKELESLERESRRVQELRRSCEEKEKLIPSQSESCREQLILQLQQEKEAMDLAVRAFEDWEFHFLEQESCIDEEDESTVDNAEQGEHEGELEKEILCQQHVVTTTQERVQQLERQLKEVQRENERELNALRREKRELLHKTQTVHKEKKPFTDWSNITSSAPCMMSLSPLSVHTPPQEPCKESTSLPRRRSSHRSNRHSDRPVSAQGLVRPPSDSQRPVALASPISSQRLSNGYSGGQRPGSVLSPSNSATNPRAASPCLLELVEMEKKLREAKAERERLLREREEQWLLLEERRQKEPISSIAETPQRAEPEPKVQDSSPLKAQELCSQALYLSPNFDLRVHVESLGHGVTGCSDLRLTSRRCAGFLTKRGGRVKTWKKRWFLFDTEHRRLAYYTDCDERKLKGVIYFQAIEEVYYDHLRTATSSPRPNLTFCVKTYDRLFFLVASNAVSMRIWMDVIVTATDEHCRH
- the LOC131471577 gene encoding pleckstrin homology-like domain family B member 3 isoform X1, which encodes MPWNNTENSCSPWSQGLQPPWISREGGYRSPAYSGVESDTESSSTESERSSSRKLDVVSVRVQTLTSMLQQRFTEIDQQKEELQIELQLENALLQGELQTEKQQLDRHIQKLQALQQELRRKEKQRHTSRQKELESLERESRRVQELRRSCEEKEKLIPSQSESCREQLILQLQQEKEAMDLAVRAFEDWEFHFLEQESCIDEEDESTVDNAEQGEHEGELEKEILCQQHVVTTTQERVQQLERQLKEVQRENERELNALRREKRELLHKTQTVHKEKKPFTDWSNITSSAPCMMSLSPLSVHTPPQEPCKESTSLPRRRSSHRSNRHSDRPVSAQGLVRPPSDSQRPVALASPISSQRLSNGYSGGQRPGSVLSPSNSATNPRAASHMEWFPNSLEGVPRGSQRFPEVPRGSQRFPEVPRGSQSPCLLELVEMEKKLREAKAERERLLREREEQWLLLEERRQKEPISSIAETPQRAEPEPKVQDSSPLKAQELCSQALYLSPNFDLRVHVESLGHGVTGCSDLRLTSRRCAGFLTKRGGRVKTWKKRWFLFDTEHRRLAYYTDCDERKLKGVIYFQAIEEVYYDHLRTATSSPRPNLTFCVKTYDRLFFLVASNAVSMRIWMDVIVTATDEHCRH